In one window of Streptomyces sp. NBC_01224 DNA:
- a CDS encoding aminoglycoside phosphotransferase family protein has product MHADEPDIGESLVHRLIASQFPGWAGLPVEPVVPVGTSNAMYRLGEDLVVRLPRTAGAAGDVEKEHRWLPRLAPSLPAAIPVPLGRGGPAEGYPWHWSVFRWLDGANPAVGEVVEPGPLAADLADFVIALHRIDPADGPPSFRSEPLAARDTATRAAIAELHEAVDAGAALAVWEAALRASAPTGPAVWIHADLQPGNLLLVNGRLSAVIDFGCMGLGDAAVDLIAAWYLLPAHARGVFRTALRADDAAWARGRGWALSTALGELRYYRDSNPAMAAIARHVIREVLTDDGSAP; this is encoded by the coding sequence ATGCATGCCGACGAACCGGACATCGGCGAATCCCTCGTGCACCGGCTGATCGCCTCGCAGTTCCCGGGCTGGGCCGGACTGCCCGTCGAACCGGTCGTCCCCGTGGGCACGTCCAACGCCATGTACCGGCTCGGCGAGGACCTGGTGGTGCGACTGCCCCGTACCGCGGGAGCCGCCGGCGACGTGGAGAAGGAGCACCGCTGGCTGCCCCGGCTCGCCCCGTCGCTTCCCGCCGCGATCCCCGTACCGCTGGGCAGGGGCGGGCCCGCGGAGGGCTATCCGTGGCACTGGTCGGTCTTCCGATGGCTCGACGGCGCGAACCCGGCGGTCGGGGAGGTCGTCGAACCCGGCCCGCTCGCGGCGGACCTCGCGGACTTCGTCATCGCGTTGCACCGGATCGATCCCGCCGACGGGCCGCCGTCCTTCCGTAGCGAGCCCCTGGCGGCCCGCGACACCGCGACGCGCGCCGCGATCGCGGAGCTGCACGAGGCCGTGGACGCCGGCGCGGCGCTCGCCGTGTGGGAGGCGGCGCTGCGGGCCTCCGCGCCGACCGGTCCGGCGGTCTGGATCCACGCGGATCTGCAACCCGGCAACCTGCTGCTCGTGAACGGACGGCTCAGCGCCGTCATCGACTTCGGCTGCATGGGGCTGGGCGATGCCGCCGTCGACCTGATCGCGGCGTGGTACCTGCTGCCGGCCCACGCGCGCGGCGTCTTCCGTACGGCTCTGCGGGCCGATGACGCGGCCTGGGCACGAGGCCGCGGCTGGGCGCTGTCGACCGCGCTCGGCGAACTGCGCTACTACCGGGACTCGAATCCGGCCATGGCGGCGATCGCACGACACGTCATCCGTGAAGTCCTCACCGACGACGGATCCGCGCCGTGA
- a CDS encoding helix-turn-helix domain-containing protein — MPQPKDLDPYTDARAFYGSELRRLREAAGMSQSELGDRVFCSGTYIGMFEMAERRPQEDMSRAFDELLGSGEHLQRLCRLARKSKVAGYFADAAELEKRARSIEEYAPMLIPGVLQTRAYATALTRGTMRRTSDEGVERTVSARMERAQLFSCENRPDFWAIIHEAALRVPIGGLPTMRDQLAHLVETAQAHPHAILQVLPFSAGFHPFLNTMSSLMQFADAPPVVYTEGAYTGQLVEEAALVAQYRSAYDLARAVALSPEASLALIASAAKDCDR, encoded by the coding sequence ATGCCGCAGCCCAAGGATCTCGACCCGTACACCGACGCTCGCGCCTTCTACGGCTCCGAGTTGCGCCGCCTGCGCGAGGCCGCCGGGATGTCCCAGAGCGAGCTGGGCGACCGGGTGTTCTGCTCGGGTACGTACATCGGGATGTTCGAGATGGCGGAGCGGCGCCCGCAGGAGGACATGTCCCGCGCCTTCGACGAACTGCTGGGGAGCGGCGAGCACCTTCAGCGGCTGTGCCGGCTGGCGCGGAAGTCGAAGGTGGCGGGCTACTTCGCGGATGCGGCGGAACTGGAAAAACGGGCCAGGTCCATCGAGGAGTACGCGCCGATGCTGATCCCGGGTGTGCTCCAGACGCGTGCCTACGCAACAGCGTTGACCAGAGGCACGATGCGGCGGACGTCCGACGAGGGGGTGGAACGGACGGTCAGCGCTCGCATGGAGCGCGCTCAACTATTCAGCTGCGAGAACAGGCCGGACTTCTGGGCGATTATTCACGAGGCCGCACTGCGCGTGCCGATCGGCGGCCTCCCCACCATGAGGGATCAGCTCGCCCATCTCGTCGAGACAGCCCAGGCCCATCCTCATGCGATCTTGCAGGTTCTGCCATTCTCCGCCGGCTTCCATCCTTTTCTGAACACCATGTCCTCGTTGATGCAGTTCGCCGATGCCCCGCCCGTCGTCTACACGGAGGGCGCCTACACGGGTCAACTCGTCGAGGAGGCGGCTCTGGTGGCGCAGTATCGATCGGCATACGATCTGGCCAGGGCCGTCGCGCTGTCGCCGGAGGCGTCCCTGGCACTGATCGCCTCGGCGGCGAAGGACTGCGACCGATGA
- a CDS encoding ArsR/SmtB family transcription factor: MDLRTVLNAISDPLRWGIVVALLHEPEGTARTCASFDLPVSKSTTTHHFRTLREAGLVRQVDRGNSRAATLRKDELDKRFPGLLDLIRTHS, encoded by the coding sequence ATGGACCTGCGCACGGTCCTGAACGCGATCTCCGATCCCCTGCGGTGGGGGATCGTCGTGGCCCTGCTCCACGAGCCGGAGGGCACGGCCCGCACCTGCGCGTCCTTCGACCTGCCGGTCTCCAAGTCGACGACGACGCACCATTTCAGGACCCTGCGGGAGGCGGGGCTGGTCCGGCAGGTGGACCGTGGCAACAGCCGCGCGGCCACGCTGCGCAAGGACGAGCTGGACAAGCGTTTCCCGGGGCTGCTGGACCTGATCCGCACCCACTCCTGA
- a CDS encoding DUF397 domain-containing protein, producing the protein MNSTPDLSSAAWRTSSYSNGDGGSCVEVADNVPGFVPVRDSKLADSPVLAFRAAGWAAFVRTIKR; encoded by the coding sequence ATGAACAGCACGCCCGACCTCAGCAGTGCCGCCTGGCGGACCTCGTCCTACAGCAACGGAGACGGTGGAAGCTGCGTCGAGGTCGCCGACAACGTCCCCGGCTTCGTCCCCGTACGCGACTCCAAGCTGGCCGACAGCCCGGTCCTGGCCTTCCGGGCCGCAGGCTGGGCAGCGTTCGTGCGGACCATCAAGCGGTAG